The DNA region TCAATGCCGTTTAAATACTATAAATGAGGAACAAAAATAAGGAGCGAAAATCGACCGGGATTTTCCAAGATTGGGCCGATAACCCTGGGAATACGAAAGGAAGAATTGTTTTGGTATTTTATCGGCTTGCTGCTTTAATAAAAGGCAATCCGACATTATCGATTCTGTTTTTCTGGTATTTGCCAATTTATAAGTTTGTAATCGGCTGGTTTTTTAATATCGAAATTAACCCCGAGGTAAAAGCCGGCCGTGGGTTGAAGCTGGAGTATGGTTATGGATCTGTTATTAACGGCACTACCGTTTTTGGAGAAAACTGCACCTTAAGGCAATTGACTACAATTACCAGCAAAAAGCAAGACGACGGTAAGTTTGGCGCCTCTCCCAAAATTGGGAATAACGTAGAT from Pedobacter endophyticus includes:
- a CDS encoding serine O-acetyltransferase — its product is MRNKNKERKSTGIFQDWADNPGNTKGRIVLVFYRLAALIKGNPTLSILFFWYLPIYKFVIGWFFNIEINPEVKAGRGLKLEYGYGSVINGTTVFGENCTLRQLTTITSKKQDDGKFGASPKIGNNVDIGVNVTIIGDVHIGNNVIIGAGAVITKDVEENCVMVGNPAKLLKKVYGFPDVKERSLLLGGA